Below is a genomic region from Biomphalaria glabrata chromosome 3, xgBioGlab47.1, whole genome shotgun sequence.
CCAACCGTGACATCCGTGAccctatgtcgaaggcgccgcccCAACACTCTTCGCTATATTTTTTGGAgttatactaaataaaattatagttataatgttttttgtttggtgtaatgcacaaattgtaagacaaatttccttacggataataaagattattattattattattattattaaaatgaggCGACGCGTGCACGAGGGCAAATCCATAAAGTTCCGCACCGACGCAGCGTATAACAGTGTTTACGTTTTTGTCAtggaatcttatcttatcttatataatacagacgttacttcaaatgaatgaatgaaagaaCCTAGATCCATTCTAGGTAAAAAGCTGTAACTTTGCAGctgcatataaaaaaaattcagaaacataatattttatttaaaattaaaaaatttaagcaaactgtaaattattttgaaattacaGTTTCATTACAAGACTACGATAACAGGATAACTGAATTCCCAGATTTTGCGAAAAGTTAATAAAAAGAAACCAAAACATGACCCAAGACCCAAGTTCAAAAGGTTAAAGGTCTTTTCTTGCAAGGGCAGTTATTCAAAAGTCacgtatttgtttttttttcaggggtCTAAAACTTAGaacagtagatctaaaatctagatctatctacaaatagattagatctattatctagactagaattagatctagatattctagatctatatggtcACTAACTCTAGACATTAAAGCTCTTGATCGGAGTGAGTATAATCGGTGGTAGAATAGTAATTACTAATTACTAAATTGTCTAAATAATAAATACTAGTAGTACTGACTACAGACTAGAGTACAGTCAGTGTAACAGTCACTTTCACTTATTAAAGTTAAAAGTTATTTTACTAATACTTCACATTCTGTGACATAGTCATAGTCAATGATAGTCATGATAGTGACTTAGTGATACTTAGTCTTAGTGATAGTGTCATAGTCACAATCACTGAGTCACACTAATGACTATAGTCACTATTAAGTCAGTCTATACTCAAACTCATACTGTCTATAGtcactattcactattaaatcaattaaatcaatattattatttattattattataattatatatatagtcacTTAGAGTCAAGAGTGTAgccttataaaataatttattgatttagttttattagaatagatcatcatcatcatctatcAGTATCATCATTCTTTGATTCTATGTTACACTATGATTATGACTCAGACTGAGTATACTCTGGTTCACATTCATTCCTGGGGATATAAAAAACAAAGGGATATTACTTtttcataccaaaatatcaacaaagaaataacatatTTACTCTTGCCATatctgtgggagatgagtggacagaaaaatatagaggtgaaGATCTTAGAGTGGAAGTGGAGATGGagtggtcacacccttagaaaagataccaacaacagagctacaacaggccttagagtggaacccctagggacgtagaggaagaccaaaacgAATGTGGCAACGCAGAacacaaaggaaagatgatgatgatgatgatacctGCCCCTTGCAtacttcttctttttttgaagtaacatctgtattttataagataagattagataatcACTACAATAAGTATTTTTTGGTTAATAAAttgatttgtagaaatcatCCATTGTCATGCCATAGTAATCATGCTTTAATTTTAGCAAAATTCTTCTTCAGTTGCTCCTATTTCATAACTGCATAATcgctaaaatatattttttgaaattacaatcttttaattAATCAACTTTTCTCAAACCCATAGTTGGTAGCTGACAAATTATGGCCAGAATTTCTACACTGGTGAGCACCAACTGGCTACGAGAACAAATTCTGTGTTCTGCAAGAGGATTACCAAAACTTACAAACAGTTTACGTGTCCTTGACACCTCCTGGATGCCAGATGCAGATGTGGATGGTTATAAACAATTTTATCAAGAGTAAGTAAATGGATGTATATATGAAGctcctaaatttaaaaaaaaacaaacttctgtGACTTAGTGTtaaattacattaattttttaaaaagcaatatatCTATGTATACAAATGTAGAATAGttaacacaacctaataaaatactcaggaaGATAcgaagataaaggcacatttcttaatttgtatgctaggacaaattcatacaagttcttcttcttccctagtgtcattagagctTGGAGCAGGTTGCCCTTATCAGAcaggaaaccaatgacttaaaagagtctgtctctaattaacatgcatagCTAGGTTAATGCAAGGATTTGTGTAGAACGTAATACttcgtctgtaatttataagataacataatgcaattaatttttacaatGTAATATTTTGGACATGATTTTCTTACAGAGCCCACATTCCAACTGCTTTGCATTTTGACTTGAAGAAAGTTAGTCCACCTGTATCTGGGTCAAATGTCAAGTTTAAAATACCAGATACAAATTACTTTCAGGATTATGTGGAAAATTTAGGCATCTCCAATTCAACACATGTGATTGCTTATGATCGGTTTAACACAAGGCCCTCATTTAGGACATGGTTTCTGTTCagggtatattattattttattttaaatattaagttTAAATCATAATTGATAATCAAATTAGGCTCAAGTCTGCTTTAACGTCcctaaataaatgaaaaccaATAGCCATCATTTGgaattttaattactttttttttatgttaaggCATATAtgagtgaaatacaaataaataatataatatttgaaaagataaaaagaaaaatttgaaTTGAATCGTGAAGACTATAAATTGTAAATACTAACTAAGAAgtcttttttaatgtttttattttctaagtaAAGTTTATTTTCTTCACATATTTTTCCTGGAATCATAAGTTTATTATCAAATTTAGTTGAAAACTATTTCATGCAGTCTGTTGACATTGTACTAtgtaaattaattagttttagtattgttgttttttttacatttttttaaatttgtaaattgtttcttacataaataCTTTGATTTTGTGATTGTTTCCAACAGTTGTTTGGTCATGATAAAATATCAGTTTTAAATGGAGGCTTAAGACAGTGGATAATGAATGGTTTTCATGTCACCACAGAGGAGCCATCTGTTGAGGTAGGTCACAGaagtataattttataataaatgttcTAATATGCAATCACACTACAAGATGACTGATGAATGTAGTGTACTTTTTAATACCCATgaacaaaaaatttaatactgaatctctaaacattattaaaagttcatatacatttaagaatgtaagctttttttgttttctatttatatgaTATAAGTAATGTTCATTCAAGGTCTCATGGTTTGAATGAATAATTTGTTTCAGTTCAAGCAGATGCTTACACTACTAAAAAATTGACAGGGGTTTTCCATAgtactaaaaatatattttgattttttttctcagctgTAATGGAAGCTAGTGTTGGGGCACTATATAAAAGGGgaagataataagtgaaaggAAAAGAGTTGAACAAAAagtttattatgtctttttctGTGAATATACAATTGAAATTCAAATATATTGTGTGTTTATAGTATTTGTTCAATATTCTCataatttcaatttgatttaTTTCGCAAAGAGGATTTCTGTTTCTTCACTAAAAAGATTTCCCTGTAAATATTATGGAATTCAGGTCATCAGACATAATTCTGAAAATGCGAAGACATATTCACCAATAAAATCCCATCTTATAAATGAATAATAAGTGTAaagctaaatatttattgaaatatatacaGAATTAATATCTGTCACTTTTTATaatcatagaaaaaaaacttgaaactaCATAAACAAATCACTAATGCTTATTCAGTGTGTCTCACTGTTTTCTTAAGACAACatgcttctcttttttttttttttttttaaagtgttacaACTAGTAAAGTTGAGGTGGATAAAACAAACAGGTTATCAGTGAATTGTTGCACATTTATTGTCTGATATCTCATGTGTACAAGTTGAGGGAGGGGGGAAGTAGCCTATCTGGCAGAAGGCTTAAGGCACAACCTTCAAATATCAAGTcaaatctaaattaaaaaatttcttgCCTACATCTGTATTTGAACTGGAGCCCCACTCAGTTAGGTAGCCAAACTATTTATGCTGCTCATCAGCTATCTATAAACTGTTTTTTATTTgctgaccctttttttttcatattgttatAAGTGAAAGAAAAggtgttttttattatttgttatgaCAGAAAGGGGAATTTAAAGTGAATTTCAAGTCACACTTACTCAGAGATTATGAGGCAATGGTGAAAATTGTCAAGTCTCAGAAAGAACAGATCATGGATGCAAGAGGCAGTGAAAGCTTTTACTATTCAGAAACAGGTACCAGTAATCTAAAAATTCATCATCTTAAATCTCACAAGCACAGGGCATGTTAACCCTACCATACTTTAGTCCCTGAAACTAATCATTTAGAATGCTAAGGTCCTTTTTGTACCATCATTcaagctctagatctaatacagatctttcttttctttcttataaATCAATCTTTCATTGTCTCTTTCAGTTGAAGTAAAAACATGGATTAATACAATTCTGACACCTTAAATCAGCCACTATATCAATCTATTTTAGGCTTATTACCTTTATTACAAGCCTAGATCTGTGCCTGGTTCatgtttatttcaaattttcaaatatttttcatGTACAACCATGGGGCAAACATTTGCTATGGCTAAACATGCCCTTTATAATACCAttggttgtttatttttagattctgacacttttttattttttcgtgAAACAGACAAGGTATGAAAAATTGGTAAAGCAGCATGGAGCCATTTTTGAAATCGCGGATTTAATGTATGCTACAATCCATAAGTTCTGTCATTAGGAACAATACTTCAGCTTTTTCTCTATTGATCTTCACCTTTGAATTCCTGTGGTACCCATCTCAGGGCAATCCTTGTCAGTTCATGTGCTGAGTACATCACTCTGCCATCTTCACCTTTGGACTCCTGTGGTACCCATCTCAGGGCAATCCTTGTCAGTTCATGTGCTGAGTACATCACTCTGCCATCTTCACCTTTGGACTCCTGTGGTACCCATCTCAGGGCAATCCTTGTCAGTTCATGTGCTGAGTACATCACTCTGCCATCTTCACCTTTGGACTCCTGTGGTACCCATCTCAGGGCAATCCTTGTCAGTTCATGTGCTGAGTACATCACTCTGCCATCTTCACCTTTGGACTCCTGTGGTACCCATCTCAGGGCAATCCTTGTCAGTTCATGTGCTGAGTACATCACTCTGCCATCTTCACCTTTGGACTCCTGTGGTACCCATCTCAGGGCAATCCTTGTCAGTTCATGTGCTGAGTACATCACTCTGCCATCTTCACCTTTGGACTCCTGTGGTACCCATCTCAGGGCAATCCTTGTCAGTTCATGTGCTGAGTACATCACTCTGCCATCTTCACCTTTGAATTCCTGTGGTACCCATCTCAGGGCAATCCTTGTCAGTTCATGTGCTGAGTACATCACTCTGCCATCTTCACCTTTGAATTCCTGTGGTACCCATCTCAGGGCAATCCTTGTCAATTCATGTGCTGAGTACATCACTCTGCCATCTTCACCTTTGAATTCCTGTGGTACCCATCTCAGGGCAATCCTTGTCAGTTCATGTGCTGAGTACATCACTCTGCCATCTTCACCTTTGGACTCCTGTGGTACCCAACTCAGGGCTATCCTTGTCAATTCATGTGCTGAGTACAAGCAGTTGTTTTTACAGCTTTCTTAATGACCAAAGAAGATGCAAATCACAGAAAGccataattcatgttttttttttaattttttagactAAAGGTTAAAGTTCAATACCCGGTAGTCATTCGTTTTGTTTTTACTCTATATTTCTTgttctgttttgttgtttttcaaagACACCAATAACGAACACCAAGcatataaaactttttaatgatATTTTTCAACAGAAGATTCAGGAGGTCACATTCCTGGGGCAAAAAATATACCTTTTAGCTCTTTATTCAATGAAGACGGGACAGTGAAATCTAAAAATGAGCTTAAAAAATGTAAGTTCTTCTCTAAATTAGTAATCTTTTTCAAATAATTGGACTCTCTATAATGGTAATTATAAAGCCTCTGAAACATTTTCAGATTCTGTATATAGTTAATGTCTGATttacataaatacaaaaaatttgTTCACTATGTTTTCTTCTTATTTAGTATTTGATGATGCTGGTATAGACTTGAAGCTGCCTCTTGTTTCCTCATGTCTGACTGGAATGACAGCCTGTGGTCTCATCGCTGCTGCAAATATTCTTGGCAAAGATGATGTGTCCCTTTATAATGTAAACACTTTATAACTTGACCATTTGTTACTTTCTCAACAATAATTAGAATAGCATTTCTTTCTTGCTGAAATAAACATTTGTTGCTTATATATAAATTGTTCCTATGCTATTGAATATTCtgattaattcttttttttttttttcatgttccaGGGCTCATTCACAGAATGGGGCGCCGTATCAGAACCTAGTCTCATTGCCAAGATAACAAAAACTGACAGTTGACgacaatagaaacaatagagtACATGGccttgcaaataaaactttctctctgtcatctgtttctatgttgAAATGAAATGTCTAAATCAGATGTATACAAAGCATGGAGAAACACTTCAcaaatttgtttataaaaaactaTATGAATGACTTGATCTTTACTATCATATGTATTGGGTGCAATAAAGGTTATCTCCCTCTTTGTCAGATCTTTGGGGTGCTATAAAAGGTATGACCCTTTCAGTGTGCCATAGGTGTTTTTTAGGGTTGTTTTCCATTTTCTTATACTCTGTTGGGCAATCTTGCAATGGCTGATGAATTTTTCTCATTTAGGGtggcaattatttaattatgctCAATaacttattaaacaaaaaaaacaagaagatatTATATATGTGTTAAACGAATAAAAGTGAAACTGAGTCTTTATGCTCTAGCTGCGAATGAGCTTCATGTCacataatttgtataaatgTACGAATTAAACTTTAACTGCCCTTGTTTTCTGTTTGTATCTGAACATTTAATTTTACTGAGGTTTTTTAAGAGTTGTGTCCCTTTTACTATCTAGTGTCTTTGCAAGTTTGTTGTTAGTGTCCCTTTTACTATCTAGTGTCTTTGCAAGTTTGTTGTTAGTGTCCCTTTTACTATCTAGTGTCTTTGCAAGTTTGTTGTTAGTGTCCCTTTTACTATCTAGCGTCTTTGCAAGTTTGTTGTAGACATTGACTAGATATGCAGAGGGAAAAAATAGCCGTCTAGAAAcaaatactttattttaaacttagatccaaaaattaaccaattaattaatcatttattattaattaattaattttgttttatatagttggaaagggagctaaaccctatAATTttcagatacatttttttttctattgcttgttagcTAATTATCAGAATCTGATTGCAAAGAGTTCCATGTTCTCTAGGTCTCAAAaactccctaaaaaaaaattcatagtaATACCAACTTTGAGAATGATTTCATTGATATCCAGTATCTAAAGGTTATGTTGAGGGCATTATCGTTCAGTCTTGCTCCTCAGGCAGTCTTGTCTCCAACAGTGTGATCACTTCCTTAAGCCACATCTATATGCGTGGTTGTACAGACGGGTTGTCTAAGGGTTGAATCGCTGGCCAGCTTGTTCCAATCCTATTTCCAGTTTATTGCCGAAAGGAAGCTTGATGTAGGTTGAGATGTGGTGTACTCACTGCACGCTCACTCTCGTAAAGGAAGAAACAGCTTGTACTTATTGTCAAGTTTTGTAGTTCAACTTAGCATGTGTATAATATGTTACTAAGTAGATCAATGAGACCAATCcatcaacagaaaaaaaaagaaaatagtcaCACACCGAAAGCTAGTACAAGCTCCCTGAAACATAAAATCTCCGCACTCTTAAAGTTCTCAACCTTTCATGCTGAacaacccctttttacaatcctccactctgccgcgaccccccccccacacacacacacacagcaatagaagaatagacaataacaatccatattttcgatggtctttggcgacccctagcaaatcgtcaatcgacccctaaggggggtcgcgagccacaggttgagaacccctgctttaagcagaaaaaaaaaaaacacctgtcCACCTTATGTCTCAGCCCTACTCTCTACTTACAACTGTTGACCAGGTTCTGACAGCATTCGTGCTTCACATGGTCAGTCTCCTGGAGTATAGTAATACTAATAAAGTGTAACCCTCTTAAACATGGTTTGTGATAATTTCAAGCACGCTTTTAGCAAGCCTCTTTTTGAAGAAGGCTAATCCAAAACTTGGTGAATTAAGGAATTATCTGCCCATGTTGAACCGTGTACGTCTTATTGCACTGTGGCACCGTGTTGAGAAATCTATTCTCTTATTACAAGGACAAGGAAAGCAGCAGATCGTTGCAGGGTTGCCCTGTCTCCGTACAGAGCTAGCTCGCCATGCGTACCAGTTTCTTTTTCACTCAAATGGCAATTTTTGGGGTTTAGTATTGCGCACTCGTAAAGCAGATGGTTAACCGTTTC
It encodes:
- the LOC106057680 gene encoding thiosulfate sulfurtransferase-like; translation: MARISTLVSTNWLREQILCSARGLPKLTNSLRVLDTSWMPDADVDGYKQFYQEAHIPTALHFDLKKVSPPVSGSNVKFKIPDTNYFQDYVENLGISNSTHVIAYDRFNTRPSFRTWFLFRLFGHDKISVLNGGLRQWIMNGFHVTTEEPSVEKGEFKVNFKSHLLRDYEAMVKIVKSQKEQIMDARGSESFYYSETEDSGGHIPGAKNIPFSSLFNEDGTVKSKNELKKLFDDAGIDLKLPLVSSCLTGMTACGLIAAANILGKDDVSLYNGSFTEWGAVSEPSLIAKITKTDS